One stretch of Brevibacillus laterosporus DNA includes these proteins:
- a CDS encoding UDP-N-acetylmuramate--L-alanine ligase — protein MEPLQHVHFVGIGGYGMSGIARVLVDLGYKVTGSDVAMNDLARKLQEKGAQVVIGHDASHIDGANIVVYSTSISKENPEVAAALKNGIPLLHRSQMLAKILNERTGVAVAGAHGKTTTTSMTAHILEACGEDPTFIIGGELVNAGTNAKAGKSDYVVAEADESDGSFKEYHPAYAIVTNIEPDHLEHFDGDFANLKKAYVHFLGNIKPDGTAILCLDDEHVRELMPTVNRKVITYSIDPVYSGSADYYAKDIVCGDLVTTYQAWHKGVHLGEVILHFPGKHNVANSLAAMIVALEAGVSFDKISQALTTFRGAKRRFQIIGHAQDILVVDDYAHHPTEIMATLNGAKSCGRRVIAIFQPQRYTRTYFLMEEFSRAFSEADEVIITDIFSPAGEQKIEGVSSEVLVDKIKVNSHPRAQYIPTKEEVQHHLVTQLQPGDLILTMGAGDIWKSAYWFAEHLKQKIKETQES, from the coding sequence GTGGAACCATTGCAACATGTCCACTTCGTCGGAATCGGCGGTTATGGTATGAGTGGAATTGCTCGCGTATTAGTTGATTTAGGATATAAAGTAACAGGCTCGGACGTAGCGATGAACGATCTTGCCCGAAAACTGCAAGAAAAAGGAGCACAGGTGGTTATCGGTCACGATGCTTCCCATATTGATGGGGCAAATATCGTAGTTTATTCCACTAGTATCTCGAAAGAAAATCCTGAAGTTGCAGCGGCCCTGAAAAATGGGATTCCGCTGTTGCATCGTTCACAGATGCTTGCAAAGATTCTAAATGAGAGAACGGGTGTAGCGGTGGCTGGTGCTCACGGAAAAACCACTACTACTTCCATGACTGCTCACATTCTGGAAGCGTGTGGCGAGGACCCCACGTTTATTATCGGTGGAGAACTAGTTAATGCTGGCACAAATGCGAAAGCTGGTAAAAGTGATTATGTAGTCGCAGAAGCAGATGAAAGTGACGGCTCCTTTAAGGAGTACCATCCAGCGTATGCCATTGTGACTAACATTGAACCAGATCATTTGGAACACTTTGATGGCGATTTTGCCAACCTGAAAAAGGCGTATGTCCATTTTCTAGGAAACATTAAACCAGATGGAACAGCTATTTTGTGTCTGGATGATGAGCACGTACGTGAATTAATGCCTACAGTTAATCGAAAGGTAATCACGTATTCTATTGACCCTGTATATAGTGGATCAGCCGATTACTACGCTAAGGATATTGTGTGCGGTGATCTAGTTACGACCTATCAGGCGTGGCATAAAGGAGTTCATTTGGGTGAGGTAATCCTTCACTTCCCGGGTAAACATAATGTAGCCAACTCTCTAGCGGCAATGATTGTAGCGTTAGAAGCAGGGGTCTCCTTTGATAAGATATCTCAGGCCTTGACCACATTCCGTGGGGCAAAACGCCGTTTCCAAATTATTGGTCACGCACAAGATATTCTAGTGGTTGATGATTATGCTCATCATCCAACTGAAATCATGGCAACATTAAATGGGGCGAAGTCTTGCGGCCGTCGAGTGATTGCGATTTTCCAACCACAGCGCTATACACGTACGTATTTTTTGATGGAAGAATTTAGCCGAGCTTTTTCAGAAGCGGACGAAGTTATTATTACGGACATTTTCTCCCCAGCTGGTGAACAGAAAATCGAAGGGGTATCCTCTGAGGTACTAGTTGATAAAATTAAAGTGAATAGCCATCCTCGTGCACAGTACATTCCTACGAAAGAAGAGGTACAGCATCATTTGGTGACACAATTGCAACCGGGTGATCTGATCTTGACAATGGGAGCTGGGGACATTTGGAAGTCGGCTTATTGGTTCGCTGAACACTTGAAACAAAAGATTAAGGAAACGCAGGAAAGCTAG
- a CDS encoding prepilin peptidase, with translation MDQWNWYTMIMAGADIELLVSWLCGALLGVLCLTDSRKRLIPNVMVWPAWLVFLWIRLMFPLKGETFATHVVAMVFAFALLYMTAIATKGGVGGGDIKLASLLGLVVGKTYIIALLLVAGICAITLVILLGRQTRMKQEGIPFACCLTVGWFLTYVGKVDVLQGYITFFLP, from the coding sequence ATGGACCAGTGGAATTGGTACACAATGATAATGGCAGGAGCAGACATCGAACTATTGGTAAGTTGGTTATGTGGGGCTTTACTGGGGGTGCTCTGCCTTACTGATAGTAGGAAACGCCTGATTCCTAATGTGATGGTATGGCCCGCTTGGCTGGTATTTTTGTGGATACGTTTGATGTTTCCCTTAAAGGGAGAGACTTTTGCAACGCATGTGGTAGCCATGGTGTTTGCTTTTGCACTTTTATATATGACGGCAATAGCAACAAAAGGAGGAGTGGGAGGAGGCGACATCAAGCTAGCTTCCTTATTGGGACTGGTTGTTGGGAAGACATATATAATAGCTCTTTTGCTAGTGGCAGGGATTTGCGCTATTACATTGGTTATTCTGCTAGGTAGACAGACACGGATGAAACAAGAAGGGATACCATTTGCTTGCTGTTTAACGGTCGGCTGGTTTTTAACTTATGTAGGTAAGGTTGATGTGTTGCAGGGGTATATTACATTTTTTCTTCCCTAA